Within the Medicago truncatula cultivar Jemalong A17 chromosome 4, MtrunA17r5.0-ANR, whole genome shotgun sequence genome, the region ATTGGTGTCAATTGGCAAGGAAATTGTGAAAAAATGTGCGGGTGTTCCTCTCGCCATCAGAAGCATTGGAAGCTTAATGTATTTCAAGGAGAAGGAGGATTGGTCAACATTCAAGAACAAAGATCTTATGCAAATTGATGAACAAGGTGATAAAATTTTACAGCTTATCAAACTAAGTTATGATCATCTACCATTTCATTTGAAAAAGTGCTTTGCTTTTTGTTCTTTGTTTCCAAAAGACTATTTCATTCCAAAAACAACATTGATTCGACTTTGGATTGCACAAGGGTTTGTTCAGTCATCAGATGATGAAAGTACAAGTTTAGAAGATATTGGTCATATGTACTTCATGGATTTAGTTTATAaatctttctttcaaaatatcaCCGAAGATAACTTTTATGGTAGTGTGAGCTGCCAAATGCATGATATTATGCATGATCTGGCAAGTGTTATTTCAAGAAATGATTGTCTTTTAGTTAATAAAAAGGGGCAGCATATTGATAAACAACCTCGTCATGTCTCTTTTGGTTTTCAATTGAATCATTCCTGGCAAGTTCCAACTTCTCTTCTCAATGCTTACAAATTAAGGACATTTCTATTACCATTAAAGTGGGTTAATTCAATGAATGGTTGTGATAGATGTTCAATAGAATTGTGTGCTTGTAATTCCATCCTGGCAAGTTCTAGACGATTTCGTGTGCTGAATCTTAGCTTCCTGAATTTAACGAATATTCCATCTTGTATTGGTAGAATGAAACAGCTAAGGTATCTTGATCTTTCTTGTTGTTTTATGGTTGAAGAGCTCCCAAGGTCTATAACTGAATTAGTTAACTTGGAGACTCTTTTACTCAATAGGTGTTCTAAATTGAGAGAGTTGCCCAAAGATCTTTGGAAGTTAGTAAGTCTTAGACATCTTGAGTTGGATTATTGTCATAACTTAACTTCTATGCCACGTGGAATAGGAAAGATGACTAATCTTCAAACACTGACACAGTTTGTGTTAGATACAACTTCTAAAGATAGTGCTAAAACTAGTGAGCTAGGAGGATTACATAACTTGAGGGGACTACTCGAGATAACTGGCTTGGAACATTTGAGGCATTGTCCAACAGAAGCTAAGCCTATGAATTTAAGAGGGAAGTCACATCTTGATTGGTTGGCATTGAATTGGAAGGAAGACAATGTTGGTGATGCCAATGAGTtagaaaaagatgaaataaTTCTACAAGACATACTTCTGCACTCCAATATCAAGACCTTAATAATAAGTGGATTCGGTGGTGTGAAATTGTCTAATTCAGTCAATTTACTAACAAATTTGGTTGATTTAAACTTATACAATTGCACAAGATTGCAATATATCCAACTCGCACCATTGCATGTCAAAGACCTCTACATGAGAAATTTGCCTTGCCTGGAGTACATAGTGAATGATAGCAATAGTGATAACTCATCATCATCTTGTGCGTCACTCACAGATATAGTTCTCATTCTGTTAACAAATCTTAAAGGATGGTGTAAGTGTAGCGAAGAAGAAATCTCAAGGGGTTGTTGTCATCAGTTTCAGAGTCTTAAAAGATTATCAATTTCTGGTTGTTGTAATCTAGTTTCAATTCCACAACACAAACATATCAGGGAAGTAATTCTTAGAGAGGTCAGAGAGACGATATTACAGCAAGCAGTCAATCATTCCAAAGTAGAGTATCTTCAGATAAATTCCATACTCAATCTTAAATCTCTCTGTGGAGTCTTTCAACATCTAAGTACACTGTATGAATTGTATATCACCAATTGCAAGGAATTTGATCCGTGCAATGATGAAGATGGTTGTTACAGCATGAAATGGAAAGAACTCTCGAACCTCAAAATGTTGACTTTCAAAGATATcccaaaaatgaaatatttaccTGAGGGGCTTCAACACATTACCACTTTACAAACTCTAAGGATATGGAGTTGTGAGAATCTTACATCTATACCTGAATGGGTAAAATCACTGCAAGTATTTGACATCGAAGGTGGAAAATCAATAaggtaaataaattgttttgaatataTTAATACTATCATATCAAGACTGTATGTTTAGCTTTTGACACTTGTTTTGTCATGTCTTTCTTAGGCTGCTGAGTTGTCCTTTTTTCAATGATGATAGAAGGATTATAACTACTCAAGTCAAAGCCCCTACACAAGCATAATAAGTGTAAGTTCTCTTAAATTTCTcatatttgttttataattataaattattatttatgttgtttttcatCATCCATAATAATTTactatgtttatttttgttggcaGATTGATACTTTTGCTGATTGCAAGTCTCATCTCAGGCGTGTTTCTCAGAATCAGAACGTGTCTTTACATTTTAGTTTGTCTATAATTTGTTAAAATAGTTTGGGATTTTAAAATGATTGTATTATTTTCGacagaaaaaaatgattgtttgtgaTATTGTATTGTTCAAATCACtttttttgtgtttaatttACTTAAAGGATTCATAATTGTTTCGATGAAAGGGTGAATCACCATTTTTGTTTATGGAAAGTTTAGGGAAAGATTATTGTTTATTAAAATGATACCAATGACCATTTTGTGAGTGAGAAGATTTGACCGCTCGAGGTTACAAGACGGAACTATGTGTTGAGTTTTTGtggattgattatgattaaaagtgaattgaaaataaattgattgtGTTTGGTCATAATCATGTAAAAATGATTTGCACAATAAATATGCgtgttaaatttaattttagacTCAAGGATGCAAAATCAGTTTGtttagttgttgttgattatccaTTAAGTTTTAGGAAGTTCTGGACTTTAGGAAGTAAATAAAagcattttgaaacaaaataacatgtaGTAGTTGGTCATTCTTTATGAAGGAAATTTTCAGTTTAGCAAGGGCCAATTATGTATTGCGATGTATTTTATCTGTGGAAAATAGTTaagctattatttttttcactctATTGGTTTTTCACgcgtcttattttttttcttttcaaaatataatttaatctgATTGTATAATCAGAACCATATTTCgtattatataatccaaactgtTTCAGAGTTGAGCAAACTGTTTAAAATGATTTCATGTATTTGTGGATTTAACAAactttattatataatataatataaaagataatgaacttacaattatatcaaaaaaaaCCATTATG harbors:
- the LOC11419276 gene encoding putative disease resistance protein RGA1, whose translation is MAEGILFNMIEKLIGKLGSVVVQCWNMRDDLDKLVENMSEIKAVVLDAEEQQGTNNHQVQLWLENLKDAFDDADDFLDYFNTEELRRQVMTNHKKAKKVRIFFSSSNQLLFSYKMVQKIKELSKRIEALNVDKRVFNFTNRAPEQRVLRERETHSFISAEDVIGRDEEKKELIELLFNTSNNVKENVSVISIIGIGGLGKTALAQFVYNDKKVQEHFEFKKWVCVSDDFDVKGIAAKIIKSNTTAEMEEVQLELRNKVKGKRYLLVLDDNWNENRNLWLELMILLKDGAEGSKIIITARSEMVAKASGSSSILFLKGLSEKQSWTLFSQLAFENDRELENEELVSIGKEIVKKCAGVPLAIRSIGSLMYFKEKEDWSTFKNKDLMQIDEQGDKILQLIKLSYDHLPFHLKKCFAFCSLFPKDYFIPKTTLIRLWIAQGFVQSSDDESTSLEDIGHMYFMDLVYKSFFQNITEDNFYGSVSCQMHDIMHDLASVISRNDCLLVNKKGQHIDKQPRHVSFGFQLNHSWQVPTSLLNAYKLRTFLLPLKWVNSMNGCDRCSIELCACNSILASSRRFRVLNLSFLNLTNIPSCIGRMKQLRYLDLSCCFMVEELPRSITELVNLETLLLNRCSKLRELPKDLWKLVSLRHLELDYCHNLTSMPRGIGKMTNLQTLTQFVLDTTSKDSAKTSELGGLHNLRGLLEITGLEHLRHCPTEAKPMNLRGKSHLDWLALNWKEDNVGDANELEKDEIILQDILLHSNIKTLIISGFGGVKLSNSVNLLTNLVDLNLYNCTRLQYIQLAPLHVKDLYMRNLPCLEYIVNDSNSDNSSSSCASLTDIVLILLTNLKGWCKCSEEEISRGCCHQFQSLKRLSISGCCNLVSIPQHKHIREVILREVRETILQQAVNHSKVEYLQINSILNLKSLCGVFQHLSTLYELYITNCKEFDPCNDEDGCYSMKWKELSNLKMLTFKDIPKMKYLPEGLQHITTLQTLRIWSCENLTSIPEWVKSLQVFDIEGGKSIRLLSCPFFNDDRRIITTQVKAPTQA